Proteins from a single region of Pseudomonas fulva:
- the edd gene encoding phosphogluconate dehydratase, with protein MHPRILEVTDRLIARSRATRERYLAQMAAADSQGPHRGALQCANFAHGVAGCGSAEDKQRLRLMNEANVGIVTAYNDMLSAHQPYEHYPELIKQALRQVGSVGQVAGGVPAMCDGVTQGEPGMELSLASREVIAMSTAVALSHNMFDAAMLLGICDKIVPGLMIGALRFGHLPMIFVPGGPMPSGIPNKEKAEVRQLYAEGKATREELLESEMKSYHSPGTCTFYGTANTNQVVMEIMGLHLPGSSFVNPYTPLRDALTAEAAHQVVRLTRQGGEYTPLCRIIDEKAIVNSVVALNATGGSTNHTLHIPAFARAAGIQLTWQDMADLSAVTPTLAKVYPNGQADVNHFHACGGVPFMVRTLLDAGLLHEDVYTVAGHGLSRYTQEPFLEDERLVWRQGPEQSLDRNILRSVPEAFSPEGGLRVLTGNLGNGVAKVSAVAPEHRVVEAPARVFETQVELAEAFKAGELERDFVAVVRFQGPKANGMPELHKLTPYLGILQDRGFKVALVTDGRMSGASGKVPAAIHVSPEAWDGGPLARVRDGDLIRVDGVTGHLQVLVDDIAWNAREIAPRPQGTGVGCGRELFAFMRAAFSPAEEGASAFTAELDSLR; from the coding sequence ATGCATCCCCGCATCCTCGAGGTAACCGACCGCCTGATCGCCCGCAGCCGCGCCACCCGTGAGCGTTACCTGGCGCAGATGGCCGCCGCCGACAGCCAGGGCCCGCACCGCGGCGCGCTGCAATGTGCCAATTTCGCCCACGGCGTGGCTGGTTGTGGTTCGGCCGAAGACAAGCAGCGCCTGCGCCTGATGAACGAAGCCAACGTTGGCATCGTCACCGCCTACAACGACATGCTCTCCGCCCACCAGCCCTACGAACATTACCCCGAACTGATCAAGCAGGCGTTGCGCCAGGTCGGCTCCGTGGGCCAGGTGGCCGGCGGCGTGCCGGCGATGTGCGACGGCGTCACCCAGGGTGAACCGGGCATGGAACTGAGCCTGGCCAGCCGTGAGGTGATCGCCATGTCCACCGCCGTGGCGCTGTCGCACAACATGTTCGATGCGGCGATGCTGCTGGGTATCTGCGACAAGATCGTGCCGGGGCTGATGATCGGCGCGCTGCGTTTCGGCCACCTGCCGATGATCTTCGTGCCGGGCGGGCCGATGCCCTCGGGCATTCCCAACAAGGAAAAGGCCGAGGTGCGCCAGCTCTACGCCGAGGGCAAGGCGACCCGCGAGGAGCTGCTCGAGTCGGAGATGAAGTCCTACCACAGTCCCGGCACCTGCACCTTCTATGGCACCGCCAACACCAATCAGGTGGTCATGGAAATCATGGGCCTGCACCTGCCGGGCTCGTCCTTCGTCAACCCGTACACGCCGCTGCGTGACGCGCTGACCGCCGAGGCGGCCCACCAGGTGGTGCGCCTGACCCGCCAGGGCGGCGAGTACACGCCGCTGTGCCGGATCATCGACGAGAAGGCCATCGTCAACTCGGTGGTGGCGCTAAACGCCACCGGCGGCTCGACCAACCATACGCTGCATATCCCGGCCTTCGCCCGTGCCGCCGGCATCCAGCTGACCTGGCAGGACATGGCCGATCTGTCCGCCGTCACCCCGACGCTGGCCAAGGTTTACCCCAACGGCCAGGCCGACGTGAACCACTTCCATGCCTGCGGCGGGGTGCCGTTCATGGTGCGCACTCTGCTCGACGCCGGCCTGCTGCACGAGGATGTCTACACCGTCGCCGGTCACGGGCTGTCGCGCTATACTCAGGAGCCGTTCCTCGAGGACGAGCGCCTGGTCTGGCGCCAGGGCCCGGAGCAGAGCCTGGATCGCAACATTCTGCGCAGCGTGCCGGAAGCCTTCTCGCCCGAAGGTGGGCTGCGGGTGCTGACCGGCAACCTCGGCAATGGCGTGGCCAAGGTCTCGGCGGTGGCGCCGGAGCATCGGGTGGTCGAGGCGCCGGCACGGGTGTTCGAGACCCAGGTCGAGCTGGCCGAGGCCTTTAAGGCCGGCGAGCTGGAGCGTGACTTCGTTGCCGTGGTGCGTTTCCAGGGGCCGAAGGCCAATGGCATGCCGGAGCTGCACAAACTCACGCCGTACCTGGGCATCCTGCAGGACCGCGGCTTCAAGGTGGCGCTGGTCACCGATGGGCGGATGTCCGGCGCGTCGGGCAAGGTGCCGGCAGCCATTCACGTCAGCCCCGAGGCCTGGGATGGTGGGCCGCTGGCGCGGGTGCGCGACGGTGACCTGATCCGTGTCGATGGCGTGACTGGGCATCTGCAGGTGCTGGTCGACGATATCGCCTGGAACGCCCGCGAGATCGCGCCGCGCCCGCAAGGCACCGGCGTCGGTTGTGGCCGTGAGCTGTTCGCCTTCATGCGCGCCGCGTTCAGCCCCGCCGAAGAGGGCGCCAGTGCCTTCACCGCCGAACTGGATTCGCTGCGATGA
- a CDS encoding glucokinase has protein sequence MSLALVGDIGGTNARFALWRDGGLHSVRVSATADHATVEQAIAAYLAAEGLALGEVETICLACAGPVEVDPFRFTNNAWRIDRKAFRAELQVRELLLINDFSAMALGMTCLQDDEYITVCPGVAQPGRPAVVIGAGTGLGVGTLLSLPDGSWHALPGEGGHVDLPVGSNREALIWQALHRQLGHVSAEAGALSGNGLLALYRATCAVDGQPASLQSAAQVTRAALEGEPLAGNVLELFCCLLGRVAGNNVLTLGARGGVFIAGGMVPRFADFFMASGFSRCLRDKGCMSDYFDGLPVWLVTAPYPGLVGAGVAAEQHLQRSD, from the coding sequence ATGAGCCTGGCCCTGGTTGGCGATATCGGTGGCACCAATGCACGTTTCGCCCTGTGGCGCGACGGTGGCCTGCATTCGGTACGGGTGTCGGCGACAGCCGATCACGCCACCGTCGAACAGGCCATCGCCGCTTATCTTGCAGCCGAAGGCCTGGCACTCGGCGAGGTGGAGACCATCTGCCTGGCCTGCGCCGGACCGGTGGAGGTCGATCCCTTTCGTTTCACCAACAATGCCTGGCGTATCGATCGCAAGGCGTTCCGTGCCGAACTGCAGGTGCGCGAGCTGCTGCTGATCAACGATTTTTCCGCCATGGCCCTGGGCATGACCTGCCTGCAGGACGATGAGTACATCACCGTCTGTCCGGGCGTGGCGCAGCCGGGGCGGCCGGCGGTGGTGATCGGTGCCGGCACCGGCCTGGGCGTCGGCACCTTGCTGAGCCTGCCCGATGGCAGCTGGCATGCCTTGCCGGGTGAGGGCGGCCACGTCGACCTGCCGGTGGGCAGCAACCGCGAGGCGTTGATCTGGCAGGCGCTGCACCGCCAGCTCGGCCACGTCAGCGCCGAGGCCGGCGCGCTCAGTGGCAATGGGCTGCTGGCACTGTACCGCGCCACCTGCGCGGTGGATGGTCAGCCGGCTTCCCTGCAGAGCGCGGCGCAGGTCACCCGCGCTGCGCTGGAGGGCGAGCCGCTGGCGGGCAATGTGCTGGAGCTGTTCTGCTGCCTGCTTGGCCGTGTGGCCGGCAACAACGTGCTGACCCTGGGGGCGCGAGGCGGGGTGTTTATCGCCGGTGGCATGGTGCCGCGCTTCGCCGACTTCTTCATGGCCAGCGGCTTTTCGCGCTGCCTGCGCGACAAGGGCTGCATGAGCGATTACTTTGACGGCCTGCCGGTATGGCTGGTGACGGCGCCCTACCCAGGCCTGGTCGGTGCGGGGGTGGCGGCTGAGCAACACCTGCAACGGAGCGATTAG
- a CDS encoding response regulator, whose protein sequence is MSPTGKSILLVDDDQDIRELLQTYLGRAGLQVRAVADGAGFREALCEGGADLVILDVMLPDEDGFSLCRWTREHQRFAQVPIIMLTASSDEADRVIGLELGADDYLGKPFSPRELLARIKALLRRVNFAQERGAEVLVFDDWRLDMVSHRLFHLDGEEVLLSGADFALLKLFLDHPQQILDRDTIGNATRGREMMPLERIVDMAVSRLRQRLRDTSKPPRLIRTVRGSGYQLAASVSAQAGNAR, encoded by the coding sequence GTGAGCCCCACCGGAAAATCGATCCTGCTGGTCGACGATGACCAGGATATTCGTGAACTGCTGCAAACCTACCTCGGCCGCGCCGGCCTGCAGGTGCGGGCCGTGGCCGATGGTGCCGGGTTTCGCGAGGCCCTTTGCGAGGGCGGTGCGGACCTGGTGATTCTCGACGTGATGCTGCCCGACGAGGACGGCTTCAGCCTGTGCCGCTGGACCCGGGAACACCAGCGCTTCGCCCAGGTGCCGATCATCATGCTCACCGCCAGCTCCGACGAGGCCGACCGGGTCATCGGCCTGGAGCTGGGCGCCGACGATTACCTCGGCAAGCCGTTCAGCCCGCGCGAGCTGCTGGCGCGTATCAAGGCACTGCTACGCCGGGTGAATTTCGCCCAGGAGCGTGGTGCGGAGGTGCTGGTGTTCGACGACTGGCGCCTGGACATGGTCAGCCACCGGCTGTTTCATCTCGATGGCGAGGAGGTGCTGTTGTCGGGGGCCGACTTCGCGCTGCTCAAGCTGTTTCTCGATCACCCGCAACAGATCCTCGACCGCGATACCATCGGCAATGCCACCCGCGGGCGCGAAATGATGCCGCTCGAGCGCATCGTCGACATGGCGGTGAGTCGCCTGCGCCAGCGTTTGCGTGACACCAGCAAGCCGCCGCGGCTGATCCGTACCGTACGCGGCAGCGGCTACCAGCTGGCGGCCAGCGTTAGCGCCCAGGCCGGCAATGCGCGCTGA
- a CDS encoding ATP-binding protein, translating into MRADWRRLLPIPRSLLGRMLLLTLLSVLAAQTLSSAIWLSQLRATQLEGLVTAARSLAHSMSASVRYFRSLPVAYRPMVLDQLRSMGGTRFVVSLNDRPLAMQLLPDTPRKLAVTEAVSEVLRASLGNSADISVTFVSPDDLRIFNGGLKLDELPRSWAHYALTLEPVNPPVLVTQIQLAPGEWLYIASLLPEPYTSLEEPVLPTQQLWFILLSSGFLLLFIGILVRWQSRPLKRLARAARHLSLGADIQPVEETGGKEVVEVARAFNAMRERISRYLTERAQLFSAISHDLRTPITRLRLRVELLDDDALQTKFGRDLDELELLVKGALQCVKDTDIHENIEPVDLNQLLHCLVEPCLAPAGNGRVTLHGEAQAAYLGKPLALRRCIGNLIDNALKYGHRAHLHVEDDDEAYVLHVDDEGPGVPEQRLEQVFEPHFRLAGQQQGYGLGLGIARNIAHSHGGEVSLQNLREGGLRVTLRLPRMPD; encoded by the coding sequence ATGCGCGCTGACTGGCGTCGGCTGCTGCCGATTCCACGTTCGTTGCTGGGCCGCATGTTGCTGCTGACGCTGCTCTCGGTGCTGGCTGCGCAGACCCTGTCCAGCGCCATCTGGCTGTCGCAGCTGCGCGCCACCCAACTCGAGGGGCTGGTGACCGCCGCACGCAGCCTGGCCCATTCGATGTCCGCCAGCGTGCGTTATTTCCGTTCGCTGCCGGTGGCCTACCGGCCCATGGTGCTCGACCAGTTGCGCAGCATGGGCGGCACCCGTTTCGTGGTCAGCCTCAACGACCGGCCACTGGCCATGCAACTGTTGCCCGACACGCCGCGCAAGCTGGCGGTGACCGAGGCGGTGAGCGAGGTGCTGCGGGCATCCCTGGGCAACAGCGCGGATATTTCCGTGACCTTCGTCAGCCCCGACGACCTGCGCATCTTCAATGGTGGCCTGAAGCTCGACGAGCTGCCGCGTTCCTGGGCCCATTACGCGTTGACCCTGGAACCGGTCAACCCGCCGGTGCTGGTTACCCAGATCCAGTTGGCCCCCGGCGAGTGGCTGTATATCGCCTCGCTGTTGCCCGAGCCCTACACCAGCCTGGAGGAGCCGGTGCTGCCCACCCAGCAGCTGTGGTTCATCCTGCTCAGCAGCGGTTTCCTGCTGTTGTTCATCGGCATTCTGGTGCGCTGGCAGAGCCGCCCGCTCAAGCGCCTGGCGCGCGCGGCACGGCACTTGTCGCTGGGCGCCGATATCCAGCCGGTGGAGGAGACCGGCGGCAAGGAGGTAGTCGAAGTGGCGCGTGCCTTCAACGCCATGCGCGAGCGTATCAGCCGCTACCTGACCGAGCGCGCCCAGCTGTTCAGCGCCATTTCCCACGACCTGCGCACGCCGATCACCCGGCTGCGCCTGCGCGTCGAACTGCTCGACGACGACGCCCTGCAGACCAAGTTCGGCCGCGACCTCGACGAGCTGGAGTTGCTGGTCAAGGGCGCGCTGCAATGCGTCAAGGACACCGACATCCACGAGAACATCGAACCGGTGGACCTCAACCAGCTGTTGCACTGCCTGGTCGAGCCGTGCCTGGCGCCGGCAGGCAACGGCCGCGTGACCCTGCATGGCGAGGCCCAGGCGGCCTATCTCGGCAAGCCCCTGGCGCTGCGGCGCTGCATCGGCAACCTGATCGACAATGCGCTCAAGTACGGTCACCGCGCCCACCTGCATGTCGAGGATGACGACGAGGCCTACGTGCTGCACGTCGACGACGAGGGGCCGGGGGTGCCCGAGCAGCGCCTGGAGCAGGTGTTCGAGCCACACTTTCGCCTGGCCGGGCAGCAGCAGGGCTACGGCCTGGGGCTCGGCATCGCACGCAACATCGCCCACAGCCATGGCGGTGAGGTGAGCCTGCAGAACCTGCGCGAGGGCGGGCTGCGGGTGACCCTGCGGCTGCCGCGGATGCCGGATTGA